From one Catellatospora sp. IY07-71 genomic stretch:
- a CDS encoding class I SAM-dependent methyltransferase, producing the protein MKPQGEITRGTTNPNRLRRVDRWIAWWCGGALAEAADPLVVDLGYGATPITAVELRARLARVRPDVRVTGLEIDPARVAAAQVAADPPGLTFARGGFELAGLRPVVVRAFNVLRQYDESAVAAAWTTMTAHLAPGGWLVEGTCDELGRLGSWAALPTGADTPVSLTLAAKLATLESPATFAERLPKALIHRNVPGEPVYDLLHALDEAWRHAAPLAVFGPRQRWLEAVSRLRAAGRPVLDGPARWRLGEVTVPWPGTAT; encoded by the coding sequence GTGAAGCCGCAGGGGGAGATCACCAGGGGGACCACGAATCCGAACCGGCTGCGGCGGGTGGATCGGTGGATCGCGTGGTGGTGCGGGGGTGCGCTGGCCGAGGCGGCGGATCCGCTGGTGGTGGATCTGGGGTACGGGGCCACGCCGATCACTGCGGTGGAGCTGCGCGCGCGGCTGGCGCGGGTACGCCCGGACGTCAGGGTGACCGGGTTGGAGATCGATCCGGCGCGGGTCGCGGCGGCGCAGGTCGCGGCGGATCCGCCGGGGCTGACGTTCGCGCGGGGCGGGTTTGAGCTGGCCGGGCTGCGGCCGGTGGTGGTCCGGGCGTTCAACGTGCTGCGGCAGTACGACGAGAGCGCCGTGGCCGCCGCGTGGACCACGATGACGGCACATCTGGCGCCGGGCGGCTGGCTGGTCGAGGGCACCTGTGACGAGCTGGGCCGTCTCGGCAGCTGGGCTGCGCTGCCGACGGGCGCGGACACGCCGGTCTCGCTGACGCTGGCGGCGAAGCTGGCCACCCTGGAGTCCCCGGCCACGTTCGCCGAGCGGCTGCCCAAGGCGCTGATCCACCGCAACGTGCCGGGCGAGCCGGTGTACGACCTGCTGCACGCCCTGGACGAAGCCTGGCGGCACGCCGCGCCGCTGGCCGTGTTCGGGCCGCGGCAGCGGTGGCTGGAGGCGGTGTCGCGGCTGCGCGCGGCGGGCCGGCCGGTGCTGGACGGTCCCGCCCGCTGGCGGCTGGGTGAGGTGACCGTGCCCTGGCCGGGCACCGCCACCTGA
- a CDS encoding SDR family NAD(P)-dependent oxidoreductase — protein MSDQKIAVVSGASSGIGAATARHLAAAGYHVHALARRTDRVEALAKEINGTAVTCDVTDDYAVAQYAATVDRVDLLVNNAGGAIGADPVASASVADWQAMYDVNVLGTLRLTKALLPALIASGAGTVVTVSSTAGLIVYEGGGGYAAAKHAQTALVETLRLELCGDPVRVVEIDPGMVKTDEFALNRFAGDPTRAAAVYAGVEHPLTADDIASCITWCATLPHHVNIDRLVVRPLAQAAQHKVHRVLP, from the coding sequence ATGTCTGACCAGAAGATCGCGGTCGTCTCCGGCGCGTCCAGCGGCATCGGCGCCGCCACCGCCCGGCACCTGGCCGCCGCCGGTTACCACGTGCACGCGCTGGCCCGCCGCACGGACCGGGTCGAGGCGCTCGCCAAGGAGATCAACGGCACTGCCGTGACCTGCGACGTCACCGACGACTACGCCGTCGCGCAGTACGCGGCCACCGTCGACCGGGTCGATCTGCTGGTGAACAACGCGGGCGGCGCGATCGGCGCGGACCCGGTCGCCAGCGCGAGCGTCGCCGACTGGCAGGCCATGTACGACGTCAACGTGCTGGGCACCCTCCGCCTCACCAAGGCCCTGCTGCCCGCCCTGATCGCCTCCGGCGCGGGCACCGTGGTCACGGTCAGCTCCACCGCCGGCCTGATCGTCTACGAGGGCGGCGGCGGCTACGCCGCGGCCAAGCACGCCCAGACCGCCCTGGTCGAGACCCTCCGCCTCGAACTCTGCGGCGACCCCGTCCGCGTCGTCGAGATCGACCCCGGCATGGTCAAGACCGACGAGTTCGCCCTCAACCGCTTCGCCGGCGACCCCACCCGCGCCGCCGCCGTCTACGCCGGCGTCGAGCACCCCCTCACCGCCGACGACATCGCCTCCTGCATCACCTGGTGCGCCACCCTCCCCCACCACGTCAACATCGACCGCCTCGTCGTCCGCCCGTTGGCCCAAGCCGCCCAACACAAGGTCCACCGGGTCCTCCCCTAG